A single genomic interval of Streptomyces sp. BA2 harbors:
- a CDS encoding VMAP-C domain-containing protein translates to MVADIVDVLQESSTVRQENSADLWVRMLSDELESPVEPLRNAALRPWLLQLVERCAQIPDGLGCLVRCLQYLEQQSSAILSLLRLVDEWEAVEFFDGADLHPLQPILRDMRSSAGLATLARRASRSRTQELPAWCDTGWAVFLRLAGDNTAARELPVSMAFLALAAERLVEDGQMEAAEDLRRWNRQQARTWGLEDQIADWQRSGMVQQAPPPMVPAYLMIQFEPDGVDPDRYLLSHWRQSDADGWHPVPGETLHLHRDDLPAEVEVLIEQTEERWADLRQPVVLEFILPWELLGEPVEWWHKESSSSSPTPLVMDYAVLIRSFERLRKAAWHRPWHKKWRQLKEQPADSHSYFNPPGQSHFHLERELKEDDHAVCLVLSQPPGTDSPAGHQEFMAGLRAGVPAMIWHRGDCGDPAFKEAVAEMVQDRGLSSLVTRAGNWRKEALALGPEGWDNHVGRHLAILFDDPERRPGPPGPDRAPVTS, encoded by the coding sequence TTGGTCGCCGACATCGTCGACGTACTGCAGGAATCGAGCACGGTACGACAGGAGAACAGCGCCGATCTATGGGTGCGCATGCTGAGCGACGAGCTGGAATCCCCCGTGGAGCCCCTGCGCAACGCCGCGCTGCGGCCCTGGCTGCTCCAGCTGGTGGAGCGCTGCGCGCAGATTCCTGACGGCCTTGGGTGTCTGGTGCGCTGCCTGCAATATCTGGAGCAGCAGTCTTCCGCCATTCTGTCGCTGCTGCGTCTCGTGGACGAATGGGAGGCCGTGGAGTTCTTCGACGGCGCCGACCTGCATCCCTTGCAGCCCATCCTGCGGGACATGCGCTCATCGGCCGGACTCGCCACGCTCGCCCGGCGGGCCAGCCGGTCACGCACCCAGGAATTGCCCGCGTGGTGCGACACGGGATGGGCAGTCTTTCTACGGCTGGCCGGCGACAACACCGCCGCGAGGGAACTCCCCGTCAGCATGGCGTTCCTGGCCCTGGCCGCCGAACGGCTCGTGGAGGACGGACAGATGGAGGCAGCGGAGGACCTGCGTCGCTGGAACCGTCAGCAGGCCAGGACGTGGGGCCTTGAGGATCAGATCGCCGACTGGCAGCGCAGCGGCATGGTCCAGCAGGCTCCGCCGCCCATGGTGCCCGCGTATCTGATGATCCAGTTCGAGCCCGACGGAGTGGATCCCGATCGCTATCTCCTCTCCCACTGGCGGCAGTCGGACGCCGACGGCTGGCATCCCGTGCCGGGCGAGACCCTGCATCTGCACCGCGACGACCTGCCCGCCGAGGTCGAGGTCCTCATCGAGCAGACCGAGGAGCGATGGGCGGACCTGCGACAACCGGTCGTCCTTGAATTCATCCTCCCGTGGGAATTGCTGGGCGAGCCCGTGGAGTGGTGGCACAAGGAGTCCTCCTCCTCGTCACCGACCCCCCTGGTGATGGACTACGCCGTCCTGATCCGCAGCTTCGAGCGCCTGCGCAAAGCCGCCTGGCACCGCCCCTGGCACAAGAAGTGGCGCCAGCTCAAGGAGCAGCCCGCCGACAGCCATTCGTACTTCAACCCTCCGGGCCAGTCGCACTTCCACCTGGAGCGCGAGCTGAAGGAGGACGACCACGCGGTCTGTCTCGTACTGAGCCAGCCACCCGGCACCGACTCACCCGCCGGCCACCAGGAGTTCATGGCGGGACTGCGGGCGGGGGTGCCCGCGATGATCTGGCACCGCGGTGACTGCGGTGATCCCGCCTTCAAGGAGGCGGTCGCCGAGATGGTCCAGGACAGGGGCCTGTCCAGCCTGGTGACGCGCGCCGGAAATTGGCGCAAGGAGGCTCTGGCGCTGGGGCCCGAGGGCTGGGACAACCACGTGGGGCGCCATCTGGCGATCCTGTTCGACGATCCGGAACGCAGACCCGGGCCGCCCGGCCCCGACCGAGCGCCGGTGACGAGTTGA